A stretch of Numenius arquata chromosome 11, bNumArq3.hap1.1, whole genome shotgun sequence DNA encodes these proteins:
- the MAPDA gene encoding N6-Methyl-AMP deaminase has protein sequence MAAERDGERELSFYRRLPKVELHAHLNGSISSATMKKLTAQKPCLQIQNGMTVIDKGKKRTLDECFQMFQIIYQITTRPEDILLITKDVIKEFADDGVKYLELRSTPREEKSTGMTKRMYVETVLEGIKQCKEEGLDIDVRLLIAINRRGGPVVAKQTVKLAEEFLLSTDGAVVGLDLSGDPTAGRGQDFLEPLSEAKKAGLKLALHLSEIPNQEEETKILLGLPPDRIGHGTFLNAATAGSEELVLLVRQNQIPIEFCMTSNIKTQTVPSCDKHHFGYWYDVGHPAVLCTDDKGVFATDLSHEYELAAKTFNLTPSQMWGLSYESINYIFASSDVKSKLRERWCQLKPTLFD, from the exons ATGGCGGCGGAGCGGGACGGGGAGCGGGAGCTGAGCTTCTACCGGCGGCTGCCCAAAGTG gaACTTCATGCTCATTTGAACGGCTCTATCAGTTCTGCCACTATGAAGAAACTTACGGCCCAGAAGCCATGTCTTCAGATCCAGAATGGAATGACTGTGAttgacaaaggaaagaaaaggacctTAGATGA atGTTTTCAGATGTTTCAGATTATCTATCAGATTACCACTAGGCCTGAAGATATTTTACTG ATAACTAAAGATGTTATTAAAGAATTTGCTGATGATGGTGTCAAGTATCTGGAATTGAGGAGCACTCCTAGAGAAGAAAAGTCCACAG GTATGACCAAAAGGATGTATGTTGAAACTGTACTTGAGGGTATAAAGCAGTGTAAAGAAGAAGGCTTGGATATAGATGTAAG ATTGTTAATAGCCATAAACAGAAGAGGTGGCCCGGTGGTTGCTAAGCAGACTGTTAAACTTGCTGAAGAGTTCCTTCTTTCCACCGATGGGGCTGTAGTAGGACTTGACCTCAGTGGTGATCCCACC GCAGGACGTGGTCAAGATTTTTTGGAACCACTCTCGGAAGCAAAAAAAGCAGGCCTAAAGCTGGCGTTGCATCTTTCAGAG ATTCCGAATCAAGAAGAGGAAACCAAAATTCTCCTGGGCCTGCCTCCTGACAGAATTGGGCATGGAACGTTTCTCAACGCGGCCACAGCAGGTTCAGAAGAGTTAGTGCTACTTGTTCGACAGAATCAGATACCTATTG aatttTGCATGACATCAAACATCAAAACTCAGACAGTGCCCTCCTGTGACAAACACCATTTTGGATACTGGTACGACGTGGGCCACCCTGCAGTGCTTTGT ACTGATGATAAAGGCGTCTTTGCAACAGATCTATCGCACGAATACGAGCTGGCTGCAAAAACATTCAATCTGACTCCATCACAGATGTGGGGTCTCTCCTATGAATCAATCAACTACATCTTTGCTTCCAGTGACGTAAAATCAAAGCTAAGGGAACGGTGGTGCCAACTGAAGCCAACCCTGTTTGATTAA
- the TM2D3 gene encoding TM2 domain-containing protein 3 — MAAPAGLRALRRLCSVALFLSQLYVLSGRAGSLMTTKHSQPQSTLAKSLTSTSTNAPYFKVAESTEIPSYVTKCPSNGLCSRLPPDCMTCNTNYSCIYGKPATFDCKVKPHVHCLDQNNHEQENFTINMTCQFCWQLAPTDYVCTNSTNCMTVSCPRQRYNATCTVRDHIHCLGNRVFPKMLYCNWTGGYKWSTALALSITLGGFGADRFYLGQWREGLGKLFSFGGLGIWTLIDVLLIGVGYVGPADGSLYI, encoded by the exons ATGGCGGCGCCGGCGGGGTTGCGCGCCCTGCGGAGGCTCTGCAGCGTCGCGCTGTTCTTGTCCCAGCTCTACGTCCTCTCCGGTCGCG cgGGATCTTTGATGACCACAAAGCATTCACAGCCGCAGTCTACATTGGCAAAAAGTCTAACTTCAACAAGTACAAATGCTCCTTATTTTAAAGTAGCAG AAAGTACAGAAATTCCGTCTTATGTGACTAAATGTCCTAGCAACGGGCTTTGCAGTAGATTGCCACCAGACTGTATGACATGTAACACAAACTATTCCTGTATATATGGGAAGCCGGCCACTTTTGACTGCAAAGTCAAGCCACATGTTCATTGTCTT GATCAGAATAACCACGAGCAGGAGAACTTTACAATTAACATGACATGCCAGTTTTGCTGGCAGCTTGCACCAACTGATTATGTATGTACCAATTCTACAAACTGCATGACGGTTTCCTGTCCGCGGCAACGATACAATGCCACTTGTACAGTACGGGACCATATTCATTGCCTAG GTAATCGTGTCTTTCCTAAGATGCTCTATTGCAACTGGACTGGAGGTTATAAGTGGTCTACTGCCTTGGCACTAAG CATCACCCTTGGTGGATTTGGGGCCGATCGTTTCTATTTGGGCCAGTGGCGGGAAGGTCTGGGAAAACTCTTCAGCTTTGGTGGACTTGGAATATGGACACTAATTGACGTGCTGCTAATAGGCGTCGGCTATGTGGGACCTGCAGATGGGTCTCTCTATATTTAA
- the TARS3 gene encoding threonine--tRNA ligase 2, cytoplasmic isoform X1, with amino-acid sequence MAAAAEAAARLQRQEQELRWLTAEVGRLKEPRCPGSCGPELQRLRAENEKLRYRLLHLRRSLEAELGRAEQRPPGPAAEEEKVFSASPTVVVNQNKEEKKKENEAVNQHQNDLRCEPSFIEDRLKLYEALKKEHDALLAYRAANESKPIKITLTDGKMAEGESWKTTPYQLAVGISQVLASNAVIAKVNGELWDLDRPLEGDCTLELLTFDNEEAKAVYWHSSAHILGEAMEGYFGGCLCYGPPIENGFYYDMYIEDRGVSSTEFPLLENRCKNIIKEKQAFERLEVKKEILLDMFKYNKFKCRILNEKVNTPTTTVYRCGPLIDLCRGPHVRHTGKIKALKIFKNSSTYWEGKSDMETLQRIYGISFPDNKMMKEWEKFQEEARNRDHRKIGKEQELFFFHDLSPGSCFFLPRGAFLYNTLVDFIREEYHRRNFTEVVSPNIFNSKLWEASGHWQHYSENMFSFEIEKETFALKPMNCPGHCLMFAHRPRSWREMPLRLADFGVLHRNELSGTLSGLTRVRRFQQDDAHIFCTMEQIEEEIEGCLDFLKSVYAVFGFSFQLHLSTRPENYLGELEIWDRAEKQLQNSLNNFGEPWNLNPGDGAFYGPKIDIKIKDAIGRYHQCATIQLDFQLPIRFNLTYVGKDGDDKKRPVIIHRAILGSVERMIAILAENYGGKWPFWLSPRQVMVVPVGPASEEYARQVCSEFFEAGFMSDVDLDQSCTLNKKIRNAQLAQYNFILVVGEKEKGNNAVNVRTRDNKVHGEISVSAAIEKLQKFKSSHIPNAEEEF; translated from the exons atggcggcggccgctgaggcggcggcgcggctgcagcggcaggagcaggagctgcgcTGGCTTACGGCGGAGGTGGGGCGGCTGAAGGAGCCGCGATGCCCCGGGAGCTGCGGCCCCGAGCTGCAGCGGCTGCGGGCCGAGAACGAGAAGCTGCGGTACCGCCTGCTGCACCTGCGCCGCAGCCTGGAGGCCGAGCTGGGCAGGGCGGAGCagcggccgccgggccccgcggcggAGGAGGAG AAAGTCTTCAGTGCAAGTCCAACTGTTGTGGTGaatcaaaataaagaggaaaagaaaaaagaaaatgaagctgtgAACCAACATCAGAATGAT cTGCGGTGTGAGCCAAGCTTCATAGAAGACAGACTGAAGCTTTatgaagcactgaaaaaagaaCACGATGCTTTGCTAGCTTACAGAGCAGCCAACGAGAGCAAACCTATCAAAATTACCCTGACAGATGGAAAGATGGCTGAAGGGGAATCTTGGAAAACCACACCATATCAATTAGCTGTAGGAATTAG TCAAGTGTTGGCTTCAAATGCAGTCATAGCCAAAGTGAATGGTGAATTGTGGGACCTGGATCGTCCGCTGGAGGGAGACTGTACTCTGGAGCTGCTTACGTTTGATAATGAAGAAGCAAAAGCT GTTTATTGGCATTCAAGTGCTCATATTCTTGGAGAGGCCATGGAAGGTTATTTTGGGGGCTGCTTATGCTATGGACCACCAattgaaaatggattttattatGACATGTACATTGAAGACAG AGGTGTATCTAGTACTGAATTCCCACTACTAGAGAACCGCTGTAAAAATATCATAAAAGAGAAGCAGGCTTTTGAAAGACTGGAAGTCAAAAAGGAGATTCTGTTAGACATGTTTAAG TATAACAAGTTTAAGTGTCGTATCCTTAATGAGAAGGTGAACACACCAACTACCACAGTATACAG atGTGGTCCACTGATTGACCTCTGCAGGGGTCCACACGTGAGACACACTGGAAAAATCAAggctcttaaaatatttaag AATTCCTCTACGTATTGGGAAGGAAAATCTGACATGGAAACTCTGCAGAGAATATATGGAATATCCTTTCCTGATAACAAAATGATGAAGGAATGGGAAAAATTCCAGGAAGAAGCCAGAAACCGGGACCATAGGAAAATTGGAAAG GAGCAAGAACTATTCTTCTTTCATGACTTGAGTCCTGGAAgctgctttttcctccccagaggtGCCTTTCTTTATAACACGCTCGTGGATTTCATACGA GAGGAATATCACAGGCGTAATTTTACGGAAGTTGTATCTCCAAACATCTTCAACAGTAAACTCTGGGAAGCTTCAGGACACTGGCAGCACTACAGTGAAAATATGTTCTCTTTTGAGATCGAGAAGGAAACTTTTGCCCTTAAACCGATGAATTGTCCAGGACATTG CTTGATGTTTGCCCATCGTCCACGATCCTGGAGGGAGATGCCTCTTAGACTTGCAGATTTTGGAGTTCTTCACCGAAATGAACTCTCTGGGACTTTAAGTGGCTTGACTCGTGTAAGGCGCTTCCAGCAAGATGATGCTCACATATTTTGCACAATGGAAcag ATTGAAGAAGAAATTGAGGGCTGTCTTGATTTCTTGAAGTCAGTGTATGCTGTCTTTGGTTTTTCCTTTCAACTACATCTTTCTACAAGACCAGAAAATTATCTAGGAGAGCTAGAGATCTGGGATCGTGCAGAAAAG CAACTTCAAAACAGCTTGAATAACTTTGGAGAGCCATGGAATTTGAATCCAGGAGATGGAGCATTTTATGGTCCTAAG ATTGATATTAAAATCAAAGATGCCATTGGCAGGTACCATCAATGTGCTACTATCCAACTTGACTTCCAGCTACCTATTCGGTTTAATCTTACTTATGTTGG TAAGGATGGCGATGATAAGAAAAGGCCAGTGATTATTCACAGAGCTATTTTGGGATCTGTGGAGAGAATGATAGCTATTCTAGCAGAAAATTATGGAGGAAAATG GCCGTTCTGGCTGTCCCCGCGGCAGGTCATGGTTGTGCCTGTGGGACCTGCTTCTGAAGAGTACGCCCGGCAG gtttgcAGCGAATTTTTTGAAGCAGGATTTATGTCTGATGTGGATCTAGATCAAAGTTGCACATTAAACAAGAAAATTAGAAATGCACAGCTGGCTCAGTATAACTTTATCTTAG TggttggagaaaaggagaaaggaaataatgcTGTCAACGTTCGAACAAGAGACAACAAAGTTCATGGGGAAATTTCAGTCTCTGCTGCTATTGAGAAACTCCAGAAATTTAAGAGTTCACATATTCCAAATGCGGAAGAAGAATTCTGA
- the TARS3 gene encoding threonine--tRNA ligase 2, cytoplasmic isoform X2, whose protein sequence is MAAAAEAAARLQRQEQELRWLTAEVGRLKEPRCPGSCGPELQRLRAENEKLRYRLLHLRRSLEAELGRAEQRPPGPAAEEEVGASPTVVVNQNKEEKKKENEAVNQHQNDPSFIEDRLKLYEALKKEHDALLAYRAANESKPIKITLTDGKMAEGESWKTTPYQLAVGISQVLASNAVIAKVNGELWDLDRPLEGDCTLELLTFDNEEAKAVYWHSSAHILGEAMEGYFGGCLCYGPPIENGFYYDMYIEDRGVSSTEFPLLENRCKNIIKEKQAFERLEVKKEILLDMFKYNKFKCRILNEKVNTPTTTVYRCGPLIDLCRGPHVRHTGKIKALKIFKNSSTYWEGKSDMETLQRIYGISFPDNKMMKEWEKFQEEARNRDHRKIGKEQELFFFHDLSPGSCFFLPRGAFLYNTLVDFIREEYHRRNFTEVVSPNIFNSKLWEASGHWQHYSENMFSFEIEKETFALKPMNCPGHCLMFAHRPRSWREMPLRLADFGVLHRNELSGTLSGLTRVRRFQQDDAHIFCTMEQIEEEIEGCLDFLKSVYAVFGFSFQLHLSTRPENYLGELEIWDRAEKQLQNSLNNFGEPWNLNPGDGAFYGPKIDIKIKDAIGRYHQCATIQLDFQLPIRFNLTYVGKDGDDKKRPVIIHRAILGSVERMIAILAENYGGKWPFWLSPRQVMVVPVGPASEEYARQVCSEFFEAGFMSDVDLDQSCTLNKKIRNAQLAQYNFILVVGEKEKGNNAVNVRTRDNKVHGEISVSAAIEKLQKFKSSHIPNAEEEF, encoded by the exons atggcggcggccgctgaggcggcggcgcggctgcagcggcaggagcaggagctgcgcTGGCTTACGGCGGAGGTGGGGCGGCTGAAGGAGCCGCGATGCCCCGGGAGCTGCGGCCCCGAGCTGCAGCGGCTGCGGGCCGAGAACGAGAAGCTGCGGTACCGCCTGCTGCACCTGCGCCGCAGCCTGGAGGCCGAGCTGGGCAGGGCGGAGCagcggccgccgggccccgcggcggAGGAGGAGGTAGG TGCAAGTCCAACTGTTGTGGTGaatcaaaataaagaggaaaagaaaaaagaaaatgaagctgtgAACCAACATCAGAATGAT CCAAGCTTCATAGAAGACAGACTGAAGCTTTatgaagcactgaaaaaagaaCACGATGCTTTGCTAGCTTACAGAGCAGCCAACGAGAGCAAACCTATCAAAATTACCCTGACAGATGGAAAGATGGCTGAAGGGGAATCTTGGAAAACCACACCATATCAATTAGCTGTAGGAATTAG TCAAGTGTTGGCTTCAAATGCAGTCATAGCCAAAGTGAATGGTGAATTGTGGGACCTGGATCGTCCGCTGGAGGGAGACTGTACTCTGGAGCTGCTTACGTTTGATAATGAAGAAGCAAAAGCT GTTTATTGGCATTCAAGTGCTCATATTCTTGGAGAGGCCATGGAAGGTTATTTTGGGGGCTGCTTATGCTATGGACCACCAattgaaaatggattttattatGACATGTACATTGAAGACAG AGGTGTATCTAGTACTGAATTCCCACTACTAGAGAACCGCTGTAAAAATATCATAAAAGAGAAGCAGGCTTTTGAAAGACTGGAAGTCAAAAAGGAGATTCTGTTAGACATGTTTAAG TATAACAAGTTTAAGTGTCGTATCCTTAATGAGAAGGTGAACACACCAACTACCACAGTATACAG atGTGGTCCACTGATTGACCTCTGCAGGGGTCCACACGTGAGACACACTGGAAAAATCAAggctcttaaaatatttaag AATTCCTCTACGTATTGGGAAGGAAAATCTGACATGGAAACTCTGCAGAGAATATATGGAATATCCTTTCCTGATAACAAAATGATGAAGGAATGGGAAAAATTCCAGGAAGAAGCCAGAAACCGGGACCATAGGAAAATTGGAAAG GAGCAAGAACTATTCTTCTTTCATGACTTGAGTCCTGGAAgctgctttttcctccccagaggtGCCTTTCTTTATAACACGCTCGTGGATTTCATACGA GAGGAATATCACAGGCGTAATTTTACGGAAGTTGTATCTCCAAACATCTTCAACAGTAAACTCTGGGAAGCTTCAGGACACTGGCAGCACTACAGTGAAAATATGTTCTCTTTTGAGATCGAGAAGGAAACTTTTGCCCTTAAACCGATGAATTGTCCAGGACATTG CTTGATGTTTGCCCATCGTCCACGATCCTGGAGGGAGATGCCTCTTAGACTTGCAGATTTTGGAGTTCTTCACCGAAATGAACTCTCTGGGACTTTAAGTGGCTTGACTCGTGTAAGGCGCTTCCAGCAAGATGATGCTCACATATTTTGCACAATGGAAcag ATTGAAGAAGAAATTGAGGGCTGTCTTGATTTCTTGAAGTCAGTGTATGCTGTCTTTGGTTTTTCCTTTCAACTACATCTTTCTACAAGACCAGAAAATTATCTAGGAGAGCTAGAGATCTGGGATCGTGCAGAAAAG CAACTTCAAAACAGCTTGAATAACTTTGGAGAGCCATGGAATTTGAATCCAGGAGATGGAGCATTTTATGGTCCTAAG ATTGATATTAAAATCAAAGATGCCATTGGCAGGTACCATCAATGTGCTACTATCCAACTTGACTTCCAGCTACCTATTCGGTTTAATCTTACTTATGTTGG TAAGGATGGCGATGATAAGAAAAGGCCAGTGATTATTCACAGAGCTATTTTGGGATCTGTGGAGAGAATGATAGCTATTCTAGCAGAAAATTATGGAGGAAAATG GCCGTTCTGGCTGTCCCCGCGGCAGGTCATGGTTGTGCCTGTGGGACCTGCTTCTGAAGAGTACGCCCGGCAG gtttgcAGCGAATTTTTTGAAGCAGGATTTATGTCTGATGTGGATCTAGATCAAAGTTGCACATTAAACAAGAAAATTAGAAATGCACAGCTGGCTCAGTATAACTTTATCTTAG TggttggagaaaaggagaaaggaaataatgcTGTCAACGTTCGAACAAGAGACAACAAAGTTCATGGGGAAATTTCAGTCTCTGCTGCTATTGAGAAACTCCAGAAATTTAAGAGTTCACATATTCCAAATGCGGAAGAAGAATTCTGA